Proteins encoded within one genomic window of Komagataella phaffii GS115 chromosome 3, complete sequence:
- a CDS encoding Glycerol proton symporter of the plasma membrane, subject to glucose-induced inactivation, translating into MEDIEIPASGPLVGKKLLYFTSIFVSIGVFLFGYDQGVMSGIITGAHFKNQFNNPSSLLIGTTVAILEIGALASSLMVGTIGDIIGRRRTIRYGAFTFVFGGLLQTISNTISVLIIGRLITGVGVGLLSTTVPIYQTEISPPHNRGKLACVQFTGNIFGYASSVWVDYACSYIENNFAWRIPLFLQCVIGTLLFLGSFIIVETPRWLLAHGHDAEGIVVIADLYTDGNVRDEKAVNEFKSIKENVLIDRLEGEKSYSEMFRRYPKRLFVAMSALAFAQLNGINVISYYAPLVFEQAGWVGRDAILMTGINAIIYILSTLPPWILIDSWGRKPILISGGLTMGVSMVLVSYAMFLDIPNTPALVVLFIISANSSFAYSWGPIPWLFPGEVLPLSVRSKGASLSTATNWLCNFMVGELSPILLEKIQWRLYLIHGSSCMLSALVVWILYPETSGVTLEDMDSVFDDASSIMSSVHSRSNYGAVLDDNVSSRSFVSLAQQARNQPSLSTELNYSSNPNIKAGAPFILPQDLEPPSSQEITAYRSRDNNSLRGSIRRGSESVTSLFK; encoded by the coding sequence ATGGAGGATATTGAAATCCCTGCAAGTGGTCCCCTCGTGGGAAAAAAGCTACTTTACTTCACTTCAATATTTGTTAGTATCGGAGTATTTCTTTTCGGGTACGATCAAGGAGTTATGAGTGGTATTATAACCGGCGCTCATTTTAAGAACCAATTCAACAATCCTTCAAGTCTCCTCATAGGTACCACAGTGGCAATTTTAGAGATTGGTGCTTTGGCTAGTTCGCTAATGGTTGGCACCATTGGCGATATCATTGGACGAAGACGCACAATCAGATATGGTGCCTTCACGTTCGTATTTGGGGGATTACTACAAACTATTTCAAACACAATATCAGTTTTAATTATCGGAAGGCTTATAACTGGTGTAGGAGTGGGCCTTTTATCTACCACTGTTCCCATTTATCAGACAGAGATATCACCTCCTCACAACAGGGGAAAGCTTGCATGCGTTCAATTCACTGGAAACATATTTGGCTATGCTAGTTCCGTCTGGGTAGATTATGCATGTTCGtacattgaaaacaattttgCTTGGAGAATCCCTCTGTTTTTGCAATGTGTTATAGGCACATTATTGTTTCTTGGATCGTTTATTATAGTTGAAACACCAAGATGGTTGTTAGCCCATGGTCATGATGCTGAGGGGATAGTAGTTATTGCTGATCTTTACACAGATGGAAACGTTCGGGATGAGAAAGCTGTTAATGAATTCAAGAgcatcaaagaaaatgtgCTAATTGATCGCTTAGAAGGCGAAAAATCTTATTCCGAAATGTTTCGTAGGTACCCGAAAAGGCTATTTGTTGCCATGTCAGCTCTTGCATTTGCCCAGCTCAATGGAATCAACGTGATTTCTTATTATGCCCCCTTAGTGTTTGAACAGGCAGGCTGGGTTGGAAGAGATGCAATTCTCATGACCGGCATCAATGCAATCATCTATATTCTCAGCACCCTACCTCCGTGGATACTTATTGACTCCTGGGGGCGTAAGCCAATATTGATTTCCGGAGGCCTTACTATGGGGGTGTCAATGGTTTTGGTGTCTTATGCCATGTTTCTCGATATCCCAAATACACCTGCATTGGTTGTACTTTTCATCATATCAgcaaattcttcttttgcttaTAGTTGGGGCCCCATACCCTGGCTTTTTCCCGGAGAAGTGTTGCCTTTGTCGGTCAGATCCAAGGGTGCTTCGTTATCCACAGCAACGAACTGGCTGTGTAACTTCATGGTGGGTGAGCTTTCTCCGATTTTGCTGGAGAAAATACAGTGGAGATTATATCTTATTCATGGATCATCATGTATGCTATCGGCTCTAGTGGTATGGATCCTGTATCCGGAAACAAGTGGCGTCACGCTAGAGGACATGGACTCAGTTTTTGATGATGCTTCATCAATCATGTCCAGTGTGCACTCACGCTCAAACTATGGTGCTGTTTTGGACGATAATGTTTCCTCAAGATCCTTTGTCTCTCTGGCACAACAAGCAAGAAACCAGCCATCACTTTCAACGGAACTTAATTACTCCAGTAACCCAAATATAAAGGCTGGTGCTCCTTTTATCTTACCTCAAGATTTAGAGCCTCCATCATCTCAAGAGATTACCGCCTATAGAAGCAGAGATAATAACAGTTTGCGAGGCAGCATTCGTAGAGGCAGTGAATCAGTTACGTCTCTATTTAAGTAA
- a CDS encoding Phosphoesterase involved in downregulation of the unfolded protein response, producing the protein MSILPKRWVRQLIYILLLLPTVLVGIDVLFLRLFPNSVHFVLPVNRHKAVITQLAFRECYSSVFCQPKPGFMRLEKDLFLNKNWIGQIFVEYQQSSWNDLTGDQLVVLDLAVSNIEEDSKVAGNGMNLYPIRILNDLQGISGRKFISKIVGDDGKEEEVVYKIPSAKQIKEKGWEKLDYGLWVKYGPFDEFQALTDIDVLYGFEAKEVRHKWIKLPNPLLLNRVPVFLSFRRKGEKQSSKPKLKINSQGKFKILQVADLHFSTLNGTCQDPEPPLKPNESCFADARTLRFLNKVLDIENPDLVVLTGDQIYGDRAPDSQTAMFKALEPFISRKIPYALILGNHDDEGSLSRDQLMEIVEQLPYSLSEKGPAEIDGVGNFYVPVYGSRSSNVAMSLYFLDTHKYSKQKKVYPGYDWIKENQLEWLSKAHIPYLEDIENYSHIHLSMGFFHIPLPEYRDFHEKHVGSYKEGVMAPTFNSHARNVFGKLGVGVISVGHDHCNDYCLFDEENEEGDKTGNMWLCYGGAAGEGGYGGYGGTTRRLRLFSVDSQSNDISTWKRLESSPDDIFDKQILVKNGVTVWE; encoded by the coding sequence ATGTCCATTCTCCCTAAAAGGTGGGTAAGACAGCTTATATATatcttgcttcttctgcCTACTGTTTTAGTGGGGATAGATGTGTTGTTCTTAAGGCTTTTTCCCAATAGTGTACACTTTGTTCTTCCAGTTAATAGGCACAAAGCTGTCATAACTCAATTGGCGTTCAGGGAGTGTTATTCCAGTGTTTTTTGTCAACCAAAACCTGGATTCATGAGACTGGAAAAggatttgtttctgaacAAAAATTGGATAGGGCAGATATTTGTGGAATACCAGCAAAGCTCGTGGAATGACCTTACTGGTGATCAACTTGTTGTACTGGACTTGGCTGTCTCCAATATAGAAGAGGATTCTAAAGTCGCTGGTAATGGAATGAATTTGTATCCAATTCGAATACTGAATGATCTCCAAGGTATTAGTGGACGAAAATTTATATCCAAAATTGTAGGAGACGatggaaaggaagaagaagtagTATATAAAATACCCAGTGCTAAGcaaataaaagaaaaaggatgGGAAAAGCTTGATTATGGGTTATGGGTAAAGTATGGGccttttgatgaatttcaGGCATTAACAGACATTGATGTCCTTTATGGATTTGAAGCCAAGGAAGTTAGACACAAGTGGATTAAATTACCAAATCCTCTCTTACTGAACCGCGTCCCTGTCTTTTTGTCATTTCGCAGGAAAGGTGAGAAACAATCAAGCAAACCAAAGCTGAAGATAAATTCTCAGGGTAAATTCAAGATTCTTCAAGTTGCTGACTTACATTTTAGTACATTAAATGGAACATGCCAAGATCCAGAACCACCGTTAAAGCCAAACGAATCTTGCTTTGCAGATGCGAGGACACTTAGATTTTTGAATAAGGTTCTAGACATTGAGAATCCAGATCTAGTAGTATTAACTGGTGACCAAATTTACGGAGATAGAGCTCCTGACTCCCAAACCGCCATGTTTAAGGCCTTAGAGCCGTTTATTTCAAGGAAAATACCATACGCGCTCATTTTGGGAAATCATGACGATGAAGGATCTTTGAGCCGTGACCAACTAATGGAAATTGTTGAGCAGTTGCCTTATTCACTATCAGAGAAAGGTCCAGCGGAAATCGATGGAGTTGGGAATTTCTACGTTCCTGTTTATGGATCGAGGTCGTCGAACGTGGCAATGTCACTTTATTTTCTGGATACTCATAAATactcaaaacaaaaaaaagtttaCCCTGGATACGACTGGATCAAAGAGAATCAACTAGAATGGCTTAGCAAGGCGCACATTCCTtacttggaagatattgaaaattaCTCTCATATCCACTTGTCCATGGGTTTCTTTCACATTCCACTTCCAGAATACAGAGATTTCCATGAAAAGCATGTGGGATCTTACAAAGAGGGGGTGATGGCGCCCACTTTCAACTCGCATGCCCGAAACGTTTTTGGTAAATTAGGAGTGGGAGTCATCAGTGTAGGACACGATCATTGCAATGACTACTGCCTGTTcgatgaagaaaatgaagaaggtgATAAAACGGGAAATATGTGGCTATGCTATGGTGGAGCGGCCGGTGAGGGAGGATATGGTGGTTACGGAGGAACAACCAGAAGATTAAGACTTTTCTCAGTAGATTCCCAATCAAACGACATTTCTACGTGGAAAAGATTAGAATCTTCACCTGATGATATTTTTGATAAGCAAATACTAGTGAAAAACGGGGTTACAGTTTGGGAATGA
- a CDS encoding Mitochondrial ribosomal protein of the large subunit, with product MLKISKPITLNEVSQLSRKITLRAFCSTRYQFQHRHVSQERNLVKPFESRKTFLIDQYKQLYSESNIVLFLHRNNLTKSDLKYRHSIQESGGKLTFIRNNLFKVFLRAESHADPASKEAQRWIKASNNRHPLEALLKGPTAIVTIKDCRPDVVKKVIKILKAANEKLFIVGAKIDNNIYNSMELNQFKDLPTKEEMQGQLVGILTMLGGAGLVRTLEASPHHLYFTLGAYLDGLNSNSKNNSSGL from the coding sequence atgttgaaaatttcaaaacctATCACACTTAACGAGGTCAGTCAGTTATCAAGGAAAATCACTCTGAGAGCTTTTTGCTCAACTAgatatcaatttcagcatCGTCATGTATCACAGGAGAGAAACTTGGTCAAACCTTTCGAATCTCGGAAAACGTTTCTAATTGACCAGTACAAGCAACTCTACTCTGAAAGTAACattgttttgtttttaCATCGTAATAACCTGACAAAATCAGATTTAAAATATCGTCATAGTATTCAAGAGTCGGGAGGAAAACTAACATTTATCAGAAATAATTTGTTCAAAGTATTCCTTCGTGCTGAATCTCACGCAGACCCTGCAAGTAAAGAAGCACAAAGGTGGATCAAGGCTAGTAATAATCGTCACCCCCTGGAAGCTCTGCTGAAGGGTCCTACCGCAATCGTAACTATTAAAGATTGTAGACCCGATGTTGTTAAGAAGGtgatcaaaattttgaaagcaGCTAAtgagaaacttttcattgtaGGCGCCAAGATAGACAACAACATCTACAATTCAATGGAACTTAACCAATTCAAGGATCTTCCCACGAAAGAAGAGATGCAAGGTCAATTAGTTGGAATCCTCACAATGCTTGGGGGTGCTGGATTAGTGAGAACCTTAGAAGCTTCACCTCACCACCTATATTTTACATTGGGAGCTTACCTTGACGGTTTAAACTCTAACAGCAAGAATAATAGTAGTGGCTTGTAA
- a CDS encoding Subunit of a tRNA methyltransferase complex composed of Trm8p and Trm82p, whose amino-acid sequence MSSDIQESKKSKRSNTASLDDIYISEETRKRLLYRKEKEQKRKVLKHVRIDDKELEKEIDKGVTELPKKRFYRQRAHSNPFSDHQLEYPKSPRHMDWARFYPDFISKDSGTLPTDKRVEIADIGCGFGGLLVDLSPEFPETLILGMEIRVQVTNYVEDKIIALRAQHKGTGKYSNINVIRGNAMKFLPNFFEKSQLKKMFFCFPDPHFKQRKHKARIITNTLLSEYAYVLRVGGIIYTISDVLDLHEWMKSHLNEHPLFERLTELEEKEDKCVQIMTHSTEEGKKVERNKGSKFIACYRRIPDL is encoded by the coding sequence ATGTCTTCAGATATACaggaatcaaagaagagcaagagGTCTAACACAGCTTCGTTGGACGATATTTACATAAGTGAGGAGACCCGCAAGCGATTGCTTTAccgaaaagaaaaggagcAAAAACGAAAAGTTCTGAAACATGTTAGAATTGATGACAAAGAGTTAGAAAAAGAGATCGACAAGGGGGTAACagaacttccaaaaaaaagattctACAGACAGAGAGCACACTCTAACCCTTTTTCAGACCATCAATTAGAGTATCCAAAAAGCCCGAGGCACATGGACTGGGCTCGGTTTTATCCTGACTTTATTAGTAAGGATTCTGGTACGCTTCCTACTGATAAGAGAGTTGAAATTGCAGACATTGGTTGTGGATTTGGTGGCCTACTGGTTGATCTATCTCCTGAGTTTCCAGAAACGCTAATACTCGGAATGGAAATACGTGTGCAGGTGACAAATTATGTAGAAGACAAAATTATCGCTCTAAGAGCACAGCATAAAGGAACCGGGAAGTACTCTAATATAAATGTTATTAGAGGCAATGCTATGAAGTTTCTGcccaatttttttgaaaagtctcagttgaaaaagatgttTTTTTGCTTTCCAGATCCTCATTTCAAGCAACGGAAACACAAAGCACGAATCATAACTAACACATTACTGTCAGAGTATGCATATGTTCTTAGAGTGGGTGGCATTATTTACACTATATCTGATGTTTTAGATTTGCATGAGTGGATGAAGTCGCATCTGAATGAACACCctctttttgaaagacttACTGAGctagaagaaaaagaagacAAGTGCGTACAAATCATGACCCACTCTACTGAAGAAGGGAAAAAAGTTGAGAGGAATAAAGGTAGTAAATTCATTGCTTGTTACAGAAGAATACCAGATTTATAG
- a CDS encoding One of 10 subunits of the transport protein particle (TRAPP) complex of the cis-Golgi, which translates to MPLEYDLLADNTINKSCLEYLLIETASISHEATVQVCDNENVRDHEQATASAEGNLTEEIGYNIGLKLVDYLLYLQKGKNGTGTPKFDQVVNIMKFVCKNVWESLFGRQIDNLRTNHRGTYVLVDRSFTMISRLDSPLGVQDTLNQTRKHYLWYPCGIIRGLLESLDIDSTVQAEVTEFPSVSFHIQTSK; encoded by the coding sequence ATGCCTCTTGAGTACGACCTCTTGGCCGATAACACTATTAACAAGTCATGTCTAGAGTACCTTTTGATAGAAACAGCCTCAATAAGCCATGAGGCTACTGTACAAGTTTGCGACAATGAAAATGTAAGAGACCACGAGCAGGCGACAGCATCAGCGGAAGGAAACTTAACAGAGGAGATTGGATATAATATCGGATTGAAACTAGTCGATTATTTGTtatatcttcaaaagggAAAAAACGGGACAGGGACCCCAAAATTCGACCAAGTTGTTAACATAATGAAATTTGTTTGTAAGAATGTTTGGGAATCTCTATTTGGAAGGCAGATTGATAATTTGAGAACCAATCATAGAGGCACATATGTTTTAGTAGATCGTTCTTTCACAATGATATCACGGTTAGATAGTCCTTTAGGGGTTCAGGATACCCTAAATCAAACTAGAAAACATTATCTTTGGTATCCGTGCGGGATAATTCGGGGATTGTTAGAGAGTTTGGATATTGATTCTACAGTTCAAGCAGAGGTTACCGAGTTTCCTTCGGTCTCTTTTCATATCCAAACAAGTAAATAG
- a CDS encoding Component of the pre-60S pre-ribosomal particle, with protein MAGKPNREILTGGKRYKQQSSRKHRVEEVVFDGEARVDYLTGFHKRKLQRQKRAQEFAKEQERLARLEERAKIREERKKNIHKQLEKYNRSIKELNGDVTELNTSSDSELEANVAYDNNENRNRSDREFTQEEDDNADWVGFDEEPEKDVRGILKRKEVYVSTSENAPIKGKSSVEIEDLAPHGMDITQIAQANFVDLTKSKEILDKSIERAKKYAELINGTRTPKAKSKKKFRYLSKTERKANTRKERSKKRR; from the coding sequence ATGGCAGGTAAACCGAATAGAGAAATTCTCACTGGAGGTAAACGATACAAGCAACAATCTTCACGAAAGCACAGAGTTGAAGAGGTTGTCTTTGATGGAGAGGCCAGAGTGGACTACTTAACAGGGTTCCATAAAAGAAAACTCCAGAGACAAAAAAGAGCCCAAGAATTTGCTAAGGAACAAGAAAGGCTGGCGAGATTAGAGGAACGGGCCAAAAttagagaagaaaggaaaaagaataTTCACAAGCAATTAGAAAAGTATAATAGAAGTATCAAGGAGTTAAATGGGGATGTAACCGAACTCAACACTTCAAGTGATTCCGAACTGGAAGCTAATGTTGCTTACGATAACAATGAAAACAGGAATCGTAGTGACCGTGAGTTTACTCAAGAGGAGGACGATAATGCAGATTGGGTAGGATTCGATGAAGAGCCTGAAAAAGATGTCCGAGGAATTttaaaaagaaaagaagtttACGTTTCCACCAGTGAGAATGCCCCAATCAAAGGCAAAAGCTCTGTTGAGATAGAAGATCTAGCTCCCCATGGGATGGATATCACTCAAATCGCACAGGCTAACTTTGTAGACCTcacaaaatcaaaagagaTTCTAGATAAATCCATTGAAAGGGCTAAAAAATACGCCGAGTTAATCAACGGGACTCGGACACCCAAAGCAAAGTCNAAAAAAAAGTTTAGATATTTGTCCAAAACCGAGAGAAAGGCTAATacaaggaaagaaagatcCAAAAAAAGGAGGTAA